A portion of the Luteibaculum oceani genome contains these proteins:
- a CDS encoding sensor histidine kinase yields the protein MFRLFGIFFLLLFVHPGFGQEIPFYKVSEEKINGESFIYDIEVDEHQVTWMASSEGLYRITINTDSLYQYPENSEWSSFATALFYDHKNHVLIVGFFDGTLSKLSEDKLLPPFALKSGKIDRIVAFSNRYYVVAGRELIELTKTKEFSITNRFTFNGNIKDLLIRNDEFYLLTDKGIHKKDGAHFPLIKEVDALCFASDRAKTYLFGRKELFQLEDKRLISLGKINYPAGLNSLSNATFYSEFNQFYFASNLGLLSYSTLEKNHFISPVLGRINNLGASINALHKNKNTLWLGTFGEGAWFARPTLSPIWFKEYSNFQGDSSLWVAENETGVAVVGNGSILGNLRGQNRRITGFIKYLGEDRFLSSRNGKLVLENGKSSISFPIKHGSSKILDACIWENSLVVSHEFNGVIIYPLEANNQPKTYNTSNGLLHNDIIQVIPEGNQLWMLSRESGIFRLNKDGSFSYFTLNEGLPSLENTAITLYENDLWISSEGGGLSYINSNDEVISINENEGKIEYLYGIGTHKGYLITYSRDRISVFGNESKKTIALPPYAENVVPNEGPVASLPSGIGIKGFGGALFIPESQISSGDLESSGVAIQSIQSNISGKFKNNALLKNGKHEVEIKLDLKSSNPLLNPQEIEYQLTGYHLRWQSLNQNKIILPSVRFGKYALKVRLKGEEQTLYTFTIAEPIWRNPIFIGIIFTLILIIYLLILRWRTYRLKKRNEELEEIVKARTKDLAKRNEELQQFTYAISHDLKNPAANIKELVIACQEDFPEINDELDFYLGQIGKASSKLYQNLLDLLEVLKHANSGELPTESVDIKTVIENIEDKISNMLQSSGGKVALNLQHFKTLEYNKANLESILYNLVSNGIKYRDLSRPPLVQVSTFETDKHLGIIVKDNGLGMDLERHKENLFGLFQRFHDHVEGSGVGLYLVNAMVEKNGGFIELDSTPGQGSTFRLHLVPKAPEGN from the coding sequence GTGTTTAGGCTGTTTGGAATATTTTTTCTGCTGTTATTTGTCCACCCAGGGTTTGGACAAGAAATTCCATTCTACAAAGTAAGCGAGGAGAAAATAAATGGCGAAAGCTTTATTTATGATATAGAAGTTGACGAGCATCAAGTCACCTGGATGGCTTCGTCCGAAGGCCTTTACCGGATAACTATAAATACAGACTCGCTTTACCAGTACCCAGAAAACTCGGAGTGGAGCAGTTTTGCCACAGCGCTATTTTACGACCATAAAAACCACGTACTTATTGTCGGTTTTTTTGATGGAACCCTTTCCAAGCTGTCGGAAGACAAATTACTTCCCCCGTTTGCCCTCAAATCTGGTAAAATAGACCGAATTGTAGCCTTCTCGAATCGCTACTACGTTGTTGCCGGCCGGGAATTAATCGAACTCACCAAGACCAAGGAGTTTTCCATAACCAACCGATTCACCTTTAACGGTAACATCAAGGACCTATTAATTCGCAACGACGAGTTCTATTTGCTTACCGACAAAGGGATTCACAAAAAAGATGGTGCCCATTTCCCCCTCATTAAAGAAGTAGATGCCTTATGTTTTGCTTCGGATAGGGCGAAAACCTACCTTTTTGGGAGGAAAGAACTTTTCCAACTAGAGGATAAGCGCCTAATCAGCCTTGGTAAAATAAACTACCCTGCGGGATTAAACAGCCTAAGTAACGCCACCTTTTACTCCGAATTTAATCAGTTTTATTTTGCAAGTAACCTCGGATTGTTATCCTACAGTACTCTTGAAAAAAACCATTTTATTTCCCCTGTTTTAGGGCGGATTAACAATTTGGGAGCGAGTATTAATGCACTCCATAAAAATAAAAACACCCTTTGGTTAGGTACTTTTGGAGAGGGAGCCTGGTTCGCCAGACCCACCCTGTCACCCATTTGGTTTAAGGAGTACTCCAATTTCCAGGGAGATAGTAGCCTTTGGGTCGCAGAAAATGAAACTGGAGTTGCAGTGGTTGGCAATGGATCCATACTAGGAAATTTAAGAGGGCAGAATCGCCGTATCACTGGCTTTATCAAGTACCTTGGCGAGGATAGATTTCTGTCTAGTAGAAATGGTAAACTAGTTTTAGAAAACGGTAAAAGCAGTATAAGCTTTCCTATAAAACATGGTTCCAGCAAAATTCTGGATGCATGTATTTGGGAAAACTCTCTGGTTGTTTCCCATGAGTTCAACGGGGTAATCATCTATCCTCTGGAAGCCAACAATCAACCCAAAACCTACAACACCTCTAATGGTCTGTTGCATAACGATATTATTCAGGTAATTCCGGAGGGAAATCAGCTTTGGATGCTGAGTAGAGAATCGGGAATTTTTCGCTTAAATAAAGATGGAAGCTTTTCTTATTTCACATTAAACGAAGGCCTACCCTCTCTAGAAAATACCGCAATAACACTATACGAAAACGACTTATGGATTTCCTCAGAAGGAGGCGGATTATCGTACATAAACAGCAACGATGAGGTAATCTCAATTAACGAAAACGAGGGTAAAATTGAATATCTATATGGTATTGGGACCCATAAGGGCTACCTAATTACCTATTCAAGAGACCGCATTTCAGTTTTTGGAAATGAGTCCAAAAAAACCATCGCCCTACCTCCTTATGCTGAAAATGTGGTGCCAAACGAGGGACCAGTTGCCTCTCTGCCATCTGGGATAGGGATTAAAGGGTTTGGAGGTGCACTTTTTATACCCGAATCTCAAATTTCTAGTGGAGATCTTGAAAGTTCCGGTGTGGCGATACAAAGTATTCAATCCAACATAAGTGGAAAATTTAAAAACAATGCCCTACTTAAAAACGGGAAACACGAGGTAGAGATTAAGTTGGATCTAAAGAGTTCTAACCCTTTGCTAAATCCCCAGGAAATTGAATACCAATTAACGGGATATCATTTAAGATGGCAAAGTTTAAACCAAAATAAAATTATCCTTCCCTCGGTGCGCTTCGGGAAATATGCACTTAAGGTCAGATTAAAGGGAGAAGAACAAACGCTTTACACCTTTACAATTGCGGAACCCATTTGGCGGAACCCCATTTTTATAGGGATAATATTTACCCTTATCCTCATTATTTACCTGCTGATTTTACGCTGGAGAACTTACAGATTAAAAAAGCGAAATGAGGAACTCGAAGAAATTGTAAAGGCGAGAACTAAAGATTTAGCAAAGCGCAACGAGGAACTGCAGCAGTTTACCTACGCCATCAGTCACGATCTTAAAAACCCCGCAGCCAATATCAAAGAATTGGTAATTGCTTGTCAGGAAGATTTTCCAGAAATAAACGATGAGTTAGACTTTTATCTTGGGCAAATTGGTAAGGCAAGCAGCAAGCTATATCAAAACCTACTCGACTTACTAGAGGTATTGAAGCATGCCAATTCAGGAGAGTTACCAACCGAATCGGTAGATATCAAAACGGTTATTGAAAATATCGAGGATAAAATTTCCAACATGCTTCAGAGCTCTGGTGGTAAGGTAGCCTTGAATCTACAGCACTTTAAGACCTTAGAATACAATAAAGCAAACCTGGAAAGCATACTTTACAACCTTGTTTCTAATGGTATTAAATACCGAGATTTAAGTCGTCCACCGTTGGTTCAGGTGTCCACTTTTGAAACCGACAAGCACCTTGGAATTATAGTAAAGGATAATGGATTGGGAATGGATCTAGAGCGGCACAAGGAAAACCTCTTTGGGCTCTTTCAACGTTTTCACGATCATGTTGAGGGATCTGGTGTTGGACTATACCTAGTTAATGCTATGGTAGAAAAAAATGGTGGATTTATTGAACTAGACAGTACACCTGGACAAGGATCTACGTTTAGGTTGCATTTGGTTCCAAAAGCTCCTGAAGGTAACTAG
- a CDS encoding response regulator, whose amino-acid sequence MTDHKVFFVDDDEVTLFLYKRIARKLGVEGVFCENGQQLLDQLKEVSSGLIVLDINMPVLNGIQVVEFLKENNLMHDYTVLAMLGSASMDKKTVLKDLGVTHFSEKPLKASYLQELLEPNAT is encoded by the coding sequence ATGACCGATCACAAAGTATTTTTTGTAGACGATGATGAGGTTACTCTTTTTCTGTACAAACGCATTGCCAGAAAGTTGGGGGTAGAGGGAGTATTTTGTGAAAATGGTCAACAATTATTGGATCAATTAAAGGAGGTTTCTTCCGGTTTGATCGTTTTAGACATCAACATGCCAGTTTTAAATGGCATCCAAGTGGTGGAGTTCTTAAAAGAAAACAATTTAATGCACGATTACACCGTATTAGCAATGCTAGGGTCGGCAAGCATGGACAAGAAAACGGTGTTAAAGGATTTGGGTGTAACTCACTTTTCAGAAAAGCCACTAAAGGCTAGTTACCTTCAGGAGCTTTTGGAACCAAATGCAACCTAA
- a CDS encoding S41 family peptidase: MLKKLLSVIVISTLSALSVFAQTNADLEMQFKKFNTLLYQLDRNYVDTVNLEKVVEKSIREMLQELDPHSVYIPEKELKKMNEPLEGNFEGIGIQFNILKDTITVVSPIPGGPSEKLGIRASDKIIKIEDEVVAGIGVTNSMVIERLRGKKGTIVNVSIKRRGENELLDYAIERDKIPIFSVDASYMGDDETGYIKINRFAAQTADEFREAVTKLKAQGMKNLILDLQGNGGGYLRAAVDIADELIDGNKLLVYTQGRTQPKQDLLAGQPGLFETGKLVVLVDEGSASASEIVSGAVQDWDRGLIVGRRTFGKGLVQKPFMLPDGSAVRMTVSRYYTPSGRCIQKPYKDGIEQYYRERFERYTSGEMFSLDSIELPDSLKFQTANNRTVYGGGGILPDVFVPFDTSESSSYFSAMVRKGIINDYALEYSDGNRRKLKKQFPDMVAFKAGFNVNEEMMNEMIKQAEKAKIEFVETDFIKSKNIIETRFKALLARSLYESEAFYYIINDLNESYQKALKVLQDGTYSKMKLAQNKN, encoded by the coding sequence ATGCTTAAGAAATTATTATCTGTAATCGTCATCTCTACACTATCTGCATTGAGTGTGTTCGCTCAAACCAATGCCGATTTAGAGATGCAGTTTAAAAAATTCAACACCCTTCTTTATCAGCTAGATAGAAACTATGTGGATACTGTAAATCTGGAAAAAGTAGTGGAGAAATCCATTAGGGAAATGCTTCAGGAGCTTGACCCCCACTCGGTTTACATTCCAGAGAAGGAATTGAAAAAAATGAATGAACCCTTGGAAGGGAATTTCGAAGGAATAGGAATACAGTTCAATATTCTAAAAGATACAATTACTGTGGTAAGTCCCATACCTGGTGGACCTTCAGAAAAACTAGGCATCCGCGCCAGCGACAAAATCATAAAAATTGAAGATGAGGTGGTTGCGGGAATTGGTGTTACCAACTCAATGGTAATCGAGCGCTTACGTGGAAAAAAGGGAACCATTGTAAATGTTTCCATTAAAAGACGTGGGGAAAATGAGCTTTTAGATTATGCCATTGAGCGCGACAAAATTCCAATATTCTCAGTGGATGCATCCTACATGGGTGATGATGAAACTGGTTATATTAAAATCAATCGCTTTGCTGCCCAAACGGCTGATGAATTTAGAGAAGCAGTTACCAAACTAAAAGCTCAGGGAATGAAGAACTTAATCTTAGATCTTCAGGGCAACGGTGGAGGTTACTTAAGAGCAGCCGTAGATATAGCAGACGAATTAATCGACGGGAACAAACTACTTGTTTATACGCAAGGGAGAACGCAACCCAAGCAGGATCTATTAGCCGGCCAGCCTGGTTTATTCGAAACTGGTAAACTAGTGGTTCTTGTGGATGAAGGTTCGGCCTCGGCTTCGGAAATTGTTTCTGGTGCAGTTCAAGATTGGGATAGAGGACTGATAGTAGGAAGGAGAACATTTGGAAAGGGATTGGTTCAAAAACCTTTTATGTTACCCGACGGTAGTGCGGTAAGAATGACCGTATCAAGATACTACACGCCAAGCGGAAGATGCATCCAGAAACCCTACAAAGATGGAATTGAGCAATACTACAGAGAGCGTTTCGAAAGATATACTAGCGGCGAAATGTTTTCACTAGACTCTATTGAACTTCCAGATTCTTTAAAATTTCAAACGGCAAACAATAGAACCGTTTATGGTGGAGGTGGAATTCTCCCCGACGTGTTTGTACCCTTTGATACTTCAGAGAGTTCATCGTACTTCTCTGCCATGGTGAGAAAGGGAATTATAAACGACTACGCTTTGGAGTATTCGGATGGAAATAGAAGAAAATTAAAGAAGCAGTTTCCCGACATGGTGGCCTTTAAAGCTGGGTTTAATGTAAATGAGGAAATGATGAACGAGATGATCAAACAGGCTGAGAAAGCAAAAATAGAGTTTGTAGAAACCGACTTCATCAAATCTAAAAACATCATCGAAACAAGATTTAAAGCCTTGTTAGCCAGATCTTTATACGAAAGCGAAGCCTTTTACTACATCATTAACGACCTCAATGAATCATACCAAAAGGCTTTGAAAGTATTACAAGATGGCACGTATTCTAAAATGAAGTTAGCACAAAATAAGAACTAG
- a CDS encoding DUF1573 domain-containing protein, with product MNKENIKIGLLAIIALVLVVDTFVMDDEGGSYQQSTSQPKSNLVANNPNLPTSNLVNPPVEEEPESNLPTTVMSFGEMTHDFGTIKQDTENKKIFTFTNTGSEPLVISNAVGSCGCTVPAYPKEPIAPGETGEIEVVYKPGKQKGQQSKTVTITANTEPKTTRLSISANVEEV from the coding sequence ATGAACAAAGAGAACATCAAAATCGGTCTATTGGCAATTATCGCATTGGTATTGGTAGTAGATACTTTTGTTATGGATGATGAAGGAGGATCCTACCAGCAATCTACTTCCCAGCCAAAGAGTAACTTAGTTGCTAACAACCCCAACCTTCCAACTAGTAATTTGGTAAACCCTCCGGTTGAAGAGGAGCCAGAAAGCAATCTTCCAACAACGGTTATGAGCTTTGGCGAAATGACTCACGATTTCGGTACTATTAAGCAAGACACCGAAAACAAGAAGATTTTCACCTTTACCAACACAGGTTCTGAGCCATTAGTAATCTCTAATGCAGTTGGATCTTGTGGTTGTACTGTTCCTGCTTATCCAAAAGAGCCAATCGCTCCGGGTGAAACAGGAGAAATTGAGGTAGTTTACAAGCCTGGAAAACAGAAAGGTCAGCAAAGCAAAACTGTTACCATTACTGCCAACACTGAGCCAAAAACAACTCGTTTATCAATCTCTGCAAACGTAGAAGAAGTTTAA
- a CDS encoding 4a-hydroxytetrahydrobiopterin dehydratase, whose product MWQESNNRLERVIVYKNFSEALASIVQVGIIAEKHNHHPEIINVYNKVTLSLTTHDAGNIVTEKDWKLAEELDHVLPKE is encoded by the coding sequence ATGTGGCAAGAGAGCAACAATAGATTAGAGCGCGTAATTGTTTACAAGAATTTTTCTGAAGCCTTGGCTTCCATCGTTCAGGTTGGAATCATTGCAGAAAAGCATAATCACCATCCAGAAATCATTAATGTATATAACAAGGTAACCTTGAGTTTAACTACGCACGATGCGGGAAATATTGTTACTGAAAAGGATTGGAAGCTGGCTGAAGAACTAGATCATGTTCTTCCGAAAGAATAA
- a CDS encoding S46 family peptidase: MKKSLILFGFLFSISLRIIAHEGMWIPSLLKALNESEMKTLGLKLSAEDIYSINQSSLKDAIVHFGGFCTGEIISDQGLVLTNHHCGYGAIQSHSSVENDYLEHGFWAKNKGQELSNPDLFVTFIVSIEDVTEKVLQGTDTLKNPEPVIRRNIAEINKAVKGENGMDGFVRAFYYGNQYFLIKTKTYNDVRLVGAPPSSIGKYGGDTDNWVWPRHTGDFSLFRIYANKNNEPAAYSEDNVPFKPKKHLPISLKGSDDGEFAMVYGFPGRTEHFLSSEEVKHIVETINPARISMRDASLEVINEARESDAKIKIQYAAKQSSISNAWKKWRGQNRGLIMFNAIDKKLGFEADYRERAKQKGKTEYAAALDQLIENQKNRGDITLARANFIELVYVGAEIFKYAYGFNQIMDLYASKAADTTLFNAKQKKVNGIDAFFKDYNAQVDMDILKAQLPVYFKYMDEAYLSETLLEVKRNGNINEWVDKMYAKTLFTQPDELRKILNAGGAVGLKKLSKDPVYLAMKELYGTYFSKIAPSYQVANAAHEELMKTYVQGILELFPEIDHWPDANSTLRLSYGKVEGSQPKDGVIYDPQTTMDGLIAKYIPGDKEFDLPEKMLSLAKDKDYGQYANENGELVVCFTSSNHTSGGNSGSPVINGKGELIGLNFDRSWESTMSDIMFDPSICRNIAVDIRYVLFVVDKYANANHLIEEMDLISSKNN; encoded by the coding sequence ATGAAGAAAAGCTTAATTCTTTTTGGATTTTTATTCTCAATTTCCTTGAGAATAATCGCTCATGAAGGGATGTGGATTCCCTCGTTATTAAAGGCTCTGAACGAGTCGGAAATGAAAACCCTGGGATTGAAATTATCTGCCGAGGATATTTATAGCATCAACCAATCCTCACTAAAGGATGCAATTGTACATTTTGGTGGCTTTTGTACTGGAGAAATCATCTCGGATCAAGGATTGGTTTTAACCAATCATCACTGTGGATATGGTGCCATTCAATCGCATAGCTCCGTAGAAAACGATTACTTAGAACATGGATTTTGGGCAAAAAATAAAGGGCAGGAATTAAGTAATCCAGATCTGTTTGTCACCTTTATTGTTTCCATTGAGGATGTTACCGAAAAGGTGCTTCAAGGAACGGATACTCTGAAAAATCCAGAACCAGTAATTCGACGAAACATCGCTGAGATTAATAAGGCGGTAAAAGGCGAAAATGGAATGGATGGTTTTGTTAGGGCTTTCTACTACGGAAATCAATACTTTTTAATCAAAACCAAAACATATAACGATGTTCGTTTAGTTGGAGCTCCACCTTCGTCTATCGGGAAATATGGTGGAGACACAGATAACTGGGTTTGGCCAAGACATACGGGCGATTTTTCGCTTTTTAGAATTTACGCTAACAAGAACAACGAACCGGCGGCATATAGCGAGGATAATGTTCCATTTAAGCCTAAAAAGCACCTTCCGATTTCCTTAAAAGGTTCCGATGACGGTGAGTTTGCCATGGTTTATGGATTCCCAGGTAGAACAGAACACTTCTTAAGTTCTGAGGAGGTAAAGCACATTGTAGAAACCATTAACCCAGCACGTATATCTATGCGCGATGCTAGTTTGGAGGTTATTAACGAGGCTCGTGAAAGCGACGCAAAAATTAAAATCCAATATGCAGCAAAGCAATCTTCTATTTCAAATGCTTGGAAGAAATGGCGCGGTCAGAATAGAGGGCTAATCATGTTTAATGCCATAGATAAAAAATTGGGGTTCGAAGCTGACTACCGTGAAAGAGCAAAGCAAAAGGGTAAAACTGAATATGCTGCGGCTTTAGATCAGTTAATAGAAAATCAGAAAAACAGGGGAGATATTACCCTTGCTCGAGCCAATTTTATTGAGTTGGTATACGTTGGAGCCGAAATTTTCAAGTACGCATATGGCTTTAATCAAATCATGGATTTGTATGCATCTAAGGCAGCTGATACCACATTGTTTAATGCCAAGCAAAAAAAGGTAAATGGAATTGATGCTTTTTTCAAGGATTACAACGCCCAGGTGGATATGGATATTTTAAAAGCTCAACTACCGGTTTATTTTAAATACATGGACGAAGCTTATTTGAGCGAAACCTTATTAGAAGTAAAGCGCAATGGAAATATTAATGAGTGGGTGGATAAAATGTATGCAAAAACCTTGTTTACCCAGCCTGATGAGTTAAGGAAAATATTAAATGCTGGTGGTGCAGTTGGATTAAAGAAGTTGTCTAAAGACCCTGTGTACCTAGCCATGAAGGAATTGTATGGTACTTATTTTAGCAAGATTGCTCCAAGTTACCAAGTGGCCAACGCTGCGCATGAGGAATTAATGAAAACTTATGTTCAGGGGATTTTAGAGTTATTCCCAGAAATTGATCACTGGCCAGACGCTAATTCAACCCTTCGTTTGAGTTACGGGAAAGTAGAGGGATCACAACCAAAGGACGGTGTGATTTATGATCCACAAACAACCATGGACGGATTAATTGCTAAGTATATTCCAGGAGATAAGGAATTCGATTTGCCTGAGAAAATGTTAAGTCTTGCTAAGGACAAAGATTACGGTCAATATGCGAACGAAAACGGTGAATTGGTCGTTTGTTTTACGTCGAGTAATCATACTTCTGGTGGGAATTCTGGAAGTCCTGTGATTAATGGAAAGGGCGAATTAATAGGTTTAAACTTCGATAGAAGCTGGGAATCTACTATGAGTGATATTATGTTCGACCCTTCTATTTGTAGAAACATAGCGGTTGATATTCGTTATGTACTGTTTGTTGTTGATAAATATGCAAACGCTAATCATTTGATAGAGGAGATGGATTTAATAAGTTCGAAGAATAATTAA